Part of the Caldalkalibacillus thermarum genome, CCACCGGCACCAATCCCAATCATATCAAGACTTTAGAGATTCGCAGAAAATTCAGACAAAAAGATTTAAAACACTAAATCGTGTTACCCTGAATGGGGCATGTTAAAGGTCACTCGATTCCGCTGTTAATCAACCTCTTTTGCGACTGCCTGAACAGTTCGCGAGGGAGGTTTTTATTATGTCTGAAATGGTGTCAGCCACAGAACATGATGTTACCTGGCAGGAGGCTATGACGGAGTTTCTGGCTATTAAACAGGCTTCGGGCGTTCGTCCGGCTACATTGCAGGGATACCGCAACCATATTGAACGCTTTTTCCGGCAGTTTCGCGGCACATGGAATGATGAACAGCGATTGAAGCGCGGTTTGATTAAGCATCTTTCGGAAAATGTCAGTCCTTACACCTATAACCTGCGGTTGGTCTATCTGCGGGCTTTTCTGGATTGGTGTGTCTCGGAACAATATTTGAGCGTCAATCCATTAAAACAGTTTAAATCAAGGAAAACATCTGAACGTATTGTTGACATACCGGATGAGACGTTGCAACAGCTTTTGCGCCTGCCGGACTTGAAAACCTATTGCGGATTAAGGGACTATGCCTTGATTTTATTGACACTGGATACGGGCATCCGTCCCGCTGAAGCTTTCAGATTGAAACCAGCCGATATTGACATCAAGACACGTCAAGTGACGATACGTGAAGATGTATCCAAAACCGGTTTGGGCAGAACGTTATACATTCTGCCGGAAACCGCCAAAAGCATTCAAAAGCTGTTGCATATCCGTCCCGCAAATTGGGCTAATGCGCCGCTGTTTTGCAAGGAAGATGGCCAACCAATGGACAGGCATTGTTGGAACAAGCGCATTAAAAAATATGCCCAAACGCTGGGCATTAATCTTCGTCCATATGATTTGCGCCATGCTTTTGCCATCCGCTTTTTGCGCAATGGCGGTAATGTCTTTGCCTTGCAACGTATCCTGGGGCATACCGACATGTCAATGACAAAAAGATATGTTTATCTCACTCAAAATGATTTGCGCGATGTGCATGCCCAATCCAGTCCAGTGCATAAGCTGTTGCCCAAAAAGACGCGCATTAGGAGGCTGGACAAGTGAAGATTTACCGCCTTCCTGATGACGCGCTTAACCGTCTTTTAATGATTGCCAGGGAACACACTAAACTTGCCTTAAGAGCTATGAACAAAAAATGTCCACCTGAGGAAAGGAAGCGCATCTTGAAACAGATTGAGCACTTGCGCCAGGAAAGGGAACGCCTGTTGGATTCGCAATAGAAGCGGGGCACACCCGCTCCTTTTTTGTTTTCATCAGGCAAGGGGTTTGTATTAAACACAATCCCCCTGTAGGGGGGTTCCGATTTCCAGAAGCCTCTTGCCGGTAACCGCACGGGCAGTCTTCTGCGAACAAAATTCCCTTTATTACATTAAAGGGGTAAATCATTAAAAAGGCTGGATTAAATCAAGCCCATAACGGACTAAGTTTAACTTAGGGCTTCGTCTTAAATTCGGACAAAGCAGAAAAAGAATAAGGACGTGACACCATTGGCACGTCCTGTGAGGTAAGCCAAAGTTACCTCATATGGGATAGCTTCAACCGACACCCTATAAGGGACGTGATTGTGAATCATCCCCTGATGTATCTGCTGTTTTTACACCTTTGCATGGGGTTGTTTTGGTGTGTTTTCGTGATGTGCGCTTATGCAGTTTTATTACAAAGTCCACGGCCACCACATAAGCCACCAGCAACAGAAAGAGTAACAACTCACTCCACATATGACCATCTCCTTTAGGGGCTGGGATTTCTCTTTTTTTTGTGCGTGAAGTTGCGTGTTTTAGGGACTGCGGATTATGCGTCCTTTTTTAGGGCGTTACTTTTGTTACCATTAAAGCTCTATCACACCATAATCAGCAGGATTTAATCCTTTGGCCTTTAAGCTGGAGACATAGTTATCCAGCATCTCCTGGGCTTCGTCCCTGCTGATACATAAAGCTTTGGCTATATCCTCAGCGCTGAACAATTCCCTTCCTCGACCAAACGCTATTTTAATGCCCACTTCAATCTGTTCCATCGTCATGCCATTACGGATGCCAGACTCTATCACTTCCCTAATCTCTGCTTTACTGACCTGATAACGTTCAGCATACTTGCGAACCAGTTGCTCAGCTCTGTTCATGTTGACCACCTCTTTTTTTAGTGTCCTAAGTTGTTCAAAGTGCCTTTTTTATATTCTCGCAAACTCTCACACAGGGATTATCTCTCTTTTTTTAGTGTTCGTTTTTGTTCTAACTGGCCTGTGTCCACACTGGCACCCTAACTTAAACTGAAACAAAGGATGTCCCGCTTTACCAGTGCATGGGGTTTGTTTTGGTAACCTCCGGTTCATCCTTCAGTGCCTTGATTGTGCTATCCATCTTGTGGGCTAACCGTGATGTGAGCTTGTGCAGTTTCAGTATAAGCTTTAACGCTATCAGATAAGTTATCAGCGACACAAAGAGTAACAATTCACTCCACATATGATTACCTCCTTTTTAGGGACTCCGGTTTCTCAGATTGGACTGCTTCTTTTTTTAGGGCTCGCATTTCTCGCCTTACACCCTCTATATGGCCACTAGAATCCTCTGTAAGCCGTTTTTATGCTAAGCCAATAGGGAGATATTAACTCTGCACAAAAGTCTGTCTATGAGGCTTATAGACTTAATACAGGGCATCCTTTTTTTAGGGCTACCAAAAGTGCCAATTATGGACTCAATAGAACACCAGTCTTTTGAGTCGCTCCATGTCGTATTCCAAATCAGCATAAGCTGTTAGGATGTCCCTGGCCACTTCCTCTGGAGCACAGTTCCTGAGTTTGGCTGTTTTCAGCAACGTTTGAGTTGTTTTGTCATCCAGTTAAATCTGTAGCATCCTTTTCACCTCCTGACAGCCTGAATGTACCTTATAGCCTTCTGCAATGCGGTTGTGAAGCTTGTCCCGCTATAGATGTCCTTTGTCGCTGTTGGTTTGCCTTTGGTGTATGTCTCCCGCCATACTTGCCATGTCGTTCCTTGTCGCTCCATATACACGGTCATCTCATAGCCAACGTCACGCCTGACAGTGGCAAAGTAGATTTCACCAGGAACGCCTATGACAAAGCCAGCCTGTTTAGCTTCTTTGTCACACAGATAGGCTATCACCTCCCGCTTGTGTTGGAACAATAGCTCTGCCTGTTCACGAGGCATCTGTTTGGGAACACCCAGCCTGAAACCGTCTGTTTTGAGCATATACCCTATATGGGTATATTGTTGGATAATATCGGCAATTTCTGTCATGATATGGTTTCATCCTTTCTGGTATAAGACGTTTTTGAGGCTGAAAAGACGTTTTTTAAGACGTTTTTTTAAAAAAAGCGTCATCGCCGAAAACCCTTGTGTCTCAAGGGGTTGAACGCTGTTTGGATGATGGGTAAGACGGAAAAGACGGGGTTTTTCACACTTAGCCAGAAACACCTTGGTCATTTTTCTTGGGAAGCCGTTTCTCCCTAAGTAGGGAAAAAACCGTCTTAACCGTCTTAAAATCGCTATAAAGCTTGTCGTTAAGCGGTTTGTGGCACTTCAAAAAACGTCTTAAACCCGTCTTAAAACCGTCTTATTGGCTTAAAAAACGTCTTATGAATTACAATTATATCCATATATACCCTCCCCTTGTGTCGAGGTTGTCGTGATTGGCAAGACAGATACCCTTCCACTTCCTTATGCCGCTGTTCTTGTCTTCCTTGATACCAGTAACAACCTCTTTCAACCGCCTGTTGAATCGGTTCCTGCCCAGCGGCCGCATGCCGTTTTCCTCACAAAAAGCCTGGTATGCTTCATATAATTCTGTTTTGGGAACAGCGGCATCATCGTCCACCAGACAGCACTCATTAACAAACGCTGTGACATTGTCCACATCCTGGCGGTACTGCTCAACCATATTGTGAACAGTCTCACTGTGGCTAAAGTCGCCTTGGCTGTCCAAACGCCGCAATCCTTCCACGGCCAGGTTGAGCAAGCCGCTTAATTCTTCTGGTGTGGTCAGTTTGTCCAAAAGCTTCTTGTCCGCCTTTTTCCCTTCAAAACGGTTAGGGAACGGCACAATCAGCCAACGCCTAAAATATCCATCCGACACATCCAAGCTGGACGGCAGTTCATTGGCACTGAACACCAGCTTGGCAAACGGTTGATAGTAAAAGGGGTCTTTGCCTTTTCGTTCGGCATCAATCGTATCCCCTGAAACAATCGCTTTAAACACACCACTGTTTTCCACGGCTTTGTGGCTGATGTCGGCAAATGTATTGACCAACTTGCCTTGTAAGTCGGCACGTTTCCACCGGCTGTCAGCCAGTTCCTGAAAGGGAACAGAAACAGCATTTTCCTTACCAACTAGCGCGGTAAGCAGATGGATGAACACACTTTTGCCATTGGCTCCCGTGCCGGTCAGCATAAGGGCCTTTTCGTAGCGTGTGTGTGTAACCAGGCAATAGCCCAAAAACTCCAGGACAACCGGTATCGCATCGCCAGGCATCACTTCTTGCAAAAATTTTTGGATATGTGGGCACTTGGCATTGGGATGGTACTCCACAGGCAATTGGATGGTACTCAGCCGCTCGTGGGTATGAGGCAATAACTTCCCGCTTCTCCAGTTCAAAAGCCCATTGCGTACATTGATAAGTCCGTCATCGGGGTTAAGTCGGTCTGTGTCAATCAGTGCTGAACGCTTGATATAGGCAATTGTTTCGGCTTCCCTGTTCTGGCGGTATTCAATGCCTAGACGGTCTTGGCACAGTTTTTTCACATACCAGTCGCCGTTATCGGGCACATAGACACCATCCTGATAGATGAAAAGCTGTTGAGTGTCAAAAAGTACAGGAACATCCCTCATGATGTCCTCTGCCAGCCAGGCAGGAACAAACTTCCCGCCGTCAAAGTATTTTTGGCGGACGACATCCCTGCCGCCTTCAATCACGGTCAAGGGAGCGGGGGGCTCATAGGTTTCTGCCTCCTTGGCCAACTCCCATAATTCCTTTGGCGTATGACCGGCTTTCAGCCAATCATAGACGTCTCCCTTTTCCGGCACGTCCAGGTTCAGCCATTTCATGCTGTTCACAAACGGCTTCAACGCTTGCGCTACCTGTATCATGTGCTTTTTGCCAACTTCATCATTGTCTGGAATGAGGATGACATCAGCACCCTTGAAATAAGCGTTATACGTCTCATCCTGTGGCCATTTGCCTGCGCCTCCGGCATTGGTGGTGGCAGGGCACTGGAAAGCGCTCAGCGCATCAGCACATTTTTCCCCCTCCACCACAAAAACAGGATTCCCCGCCTCAATGGCTCTGATGAGCAAAGGCAAGTTGTAAGGTACAGGTTTGGCGTGTCCTTTTCCTGTGTACCATTGGCCATCCTTATGGTGATACTGAACGATACGCTTCCCCTGTGGCGCATCATCCCTGGCAACCATTAGCACGGGGTTTCCTTCTGCGTCCGTATAGACATATTCATGCTGGTGTTTGCGTTGCTTGGGTTTACTCTTTAGGTCACCACCCAAACGTTTGACCAGTTCCTGCACTGTCCCGCTCCCGCATCCGGCAAAACAGTGCCAGACGCCTTTTTCCACATTGACAGTAAAAGAAGGATTGCGGTCATCGTGAAACGGGCACCTGGTCATGCCTTGGACGCCTTTCCAACGGATGGGATGAGGCAAGAGGTTTTCCAGTTTCGCTTTTAAATCAAAATCGTTTGTGATATGATAAGGATAAGTCATAATGAGTGTCTCCTTTCATTTCTTTTTTGGTAGCCGGTACTAAACAGCACCGGCCTTGTTGTTTAGAATAAAGCCAACTGTTCAATATGTTCCTGCGGTTCGGCATCGCCTGTCCAGTATTCCAATGGACAGACAATCTGTTCACCATGCCCATAGTCGACAAGCTTGCCGTGCCGAAGGAAGTCGGCCAGGGAAATGGTGTATTCCCTTGTTCCGTCTTCTATCAGCCGGATGGTATGCACATTCCTGCGTCTGAGTGTCGGCACGACAGACGCCTGGACGGCATAGCCATCGTATTTCTCAAAATAGTGGCGACTGCTTTTGACTGGTTTGATAAAAACGCCTTTTTCTGTATAACCGATAACTTTGCCTTTTACTTTGACAGGTAAGCGCATAGTAAAACCTCCTTTTCCCGCTCCGGCTTGTTTGGGAGCGGGAGTTTTATTTTTAAATCTCCACCAGTTCCATTGGTTTTGCCCATCCCCGCTCATCAAACAAGCGGTCTTCTTCAATGCCAAAATACAGGCTTACATTTTTCCGCAACTTTGGATATGCGGCTCTGTGGTGTCTTTCAATCTGAACAATGATAGTGGGGCTGATGCCTAGGTTTTCAGCCAGTTCCTTTTGGCTGATACCGCGCATCCTGCGGAGATATTCGAGCTTGGTCATGGTTGTCACCTCCTGTTTTGGACAATATTGAACAAAACAAAAAGGACACCAATCCCGCGTCTGCGGTGATGGTGTCCTCCGGTTGTCCGGTCGGACTATCTGTATTTGGTTGTTCCCTCAGGCAAGAATTATTCGGTTTTTAATTATATGGATTTATTACTGTCTCAACTTTGGTTAGTTCCCTTAGCACTGGTAAACATACTTATCCACCACCAATATATCAAAAAAGTGCCACCTATGTCAACAAACTAAGCAAAGAAAAAAACTTTCATAAATAGTTGGCGAGTGTACGACATTTGCATGACAAACATATGTTTCGATTTATTCATTTTGTAGCAAGTCTTCTCGTAAATATGGGGGCAACTCGGCCAAAAGTTTCTGCATTATCCTTTTTCGTTCTTTTTCTTCTTTCTCTGATTTCTTCTTTATATCACTATACCTGTTTGTTCCTATCTCCTTCAGTTTTCTTTCAAGCCAATGACTGTCCGGAAAAAAATCTAACCATAAGCCCTCCCATTCTGGATAGGATACCGGTAAATAATTGCTATCAAGCCTCATCCTTCGTTCTTCTTCCCATGACAATCTCATGCTATTTCTGTCGTGAAACCATTTAAATTCCTCCCAGATAACCTGAAAAGCATCTGCTTTATCAACTAGCTTTCTTTTTCCTCTGTATACAGCTTTTTTAACTTGGTCGATAGTTAAATCAAGACGCTGGGCCGCCTCTTTCTGTTTCAGTCCTCTGATTTTGTGCCAGTATAAAACTTTATATTCTGTTTCAGTAATGATGCCTTCTTCGGCTAATTTACGAAAAAACGCTTTAAACCAGTTTCTTTCTCTCACGATTGCTTTACGCGGGAGACTCTCGTCAATAAGTGTATTTTTCACTTCAAAACTCACCTGCCACTGCCATCTTATACATCTATTATACAATAATCCTTGCCAAAGATAATGACTCATGTTAAAATGTGGACAGGTCACACGATTCACCACATTTTCAGTCAAGGGAAAAGGCTTAATCGTGTGTCCCTGAAAAATGGCAGTCGCCAAAAAAGGTTGATATAAAGCGGTTTTTGGGAATTGGCAGACGCGCACGACTCAAAATCGTGTTCCCTTTCGGGAGTGTGAGTTCGACTCTCACCACCGGCACCATCTACCACCATACATAACGCTTGCTTAACGCGGTTTCTTGTATGACTAAAATACAAGGAGTCGCGTTTTTTATTTTTAGCCTTCGTAAGGGAAAAACTGGATCTGTGTTTACTGATAAGGAGGGGTCAAGTATAATAAATAAAGATTGATAGCGGAAATAGCTCACACGGTGATGATGATGGAGTGGAAAAAATGACTGCTAAACACCCTATCCGTTTTTGCCTGCAATGGATCCTTATCATTTCTATAATCCTTACAAGCATTGGTACGTTTCCTTCAGCCTCACAAGCATCAGACATTGACCAGTATCCGTTTACGGCCGAGGGAATTGTCTTGATGGACGCTAAAACGGGAGAAATATTGTACAGCAAAAATGCGGAGCAAACATTTTATCCGGCCAGCATCACTAAAATCATGACGGCAATTCTCGCTTTGGAATCGGGACAACTGGACGAGTTGGTTGTGACGTCCGAACGGGCCAGGCACGCCATTGGCAACCGGATTTACCTGGCCGAAGGGGAAGAAAAACCTCTGCTTGACTTGGTGTATGGTTTAATGCTCAATTCGGGAAATGATGCGGCCATTGCCATCGCGGAGCATTTAGGCGGCAGTGTAGAAGGTTTTGCTGAAATGATGAATGCCAAAGCAAAGGAAATTGGCGCAACGAATACCCATTTTGTCAATCCACATGGCCTCCATGATGACGATCACTATACAACAGCACAGGATATGGCTAAAATTGCCCAGTATGCCCTTCGCAATCCGTTGTTTCGCCAAATTGTGACCACCAAAACAATGCCGTGGTTTGGTGAAGAATGGCACTCCAGTTTGGTCAATACCAACCGCCTTCTATGGGATTATGAGGGGACAACAGGTGTGAAAACCGGTTATACCAGCGCTGCAGGGCAAACATTCGTTGCATCGGCTGAAAGAGAAGGGACCGAACTGATAGTTGTCTTGCTTAAAGCGAGTCAGCGAAACAATCTGTGGCAAGAAG contains:
- a CDS encoding tyrosine-type recombinase/integrase, which codes for MSEMVSATEHDVTWQEAMTEFLAIKQASGVRPATLQGYRNHIERFFRQFRGTWNDEQRLKRGLIKHLSENVSPYTYNLRLVYLRAFLDWCVSEQYLSVNPLKQFKSRKTSERIVDIPDETLQQLLRLPDLKTYCGLRDYALILLTLDTGIRPAEAFRLKPADIDIKTRQVTIREDVSKTGLGRTLYILPETAKSIQKLLHIRPANWANAPLFCKEDGQPMDRHCWNKRIKKYAQTLGINLRPYDLRHAFAIRFLRNGGNVFALQRILGHTDMSMTKRYVYLTQNDLRDVHAQSSPVHKLLPKKTRIRRLDK
- a CDS encoding phage/plasmid primase, P4 family; this translates as MTYPYHITNDFDLKAKLENLLPHPIRWKGVQGMTRCPFHDDRNPSFTVNVEKGVWHCFAGCGSGTVQELVKRLGGDLKSKPKQRKHQHEYVYTDAEGNPVLMVARDDAPQGKRIVQYHHKDGQWYTGKGHAKPVPYNLPLLIRAIEAGNPVFVVEGEKCADALSAFQCPATTNAGGAGKWPQDETYNAYFKGADVILIPDNDEVGKKHMIQVAQALKPFVNSMKWLNLDVPEKGDVYDWLKAGHTPKELWELAKEAETYEPPAPLTVIEGGRDVVRQKYFDGGKFVPAWLAEDIMRDVPVLFDTQQLFIYQDGVYVPDNGDWYVKKLCQDRLGIEYRQNREAETIAYIKRSALIDTDRLNPDDGLINVRNGLLNWRSGKLLPHTHERLSTIQLPVEYHPNAKCPHIQKFLQEVMPGDAIPVVLEFLGYCLVTHTRYEKALMLTGTGANGKSVFIHLLTALVGKENAVSVPFQELADSRWKRADLQGKLVNTFADISHKAVENSGVFKAIVSGDTIDAERKGKDPFYYQPFAKLVFSANELPSSLDVSDGYFRRWLIVPFPNRFEGKKADKKLLDKLTTPEELSGLLNLAVEGLRRLDSQGDFSHSETVHNMVEQYRQDVDNVTAFVNECCLVDDDAAVPKTELYEAYQAFCEENGMRPLGRNRFNRRLKEVVTGIKEDKNSGIRKWKGICLANHDNLDTRGGYIWI
- a CDS encoding helix-turn-helix domain-containing protein, with the translated sequence MTKLEYLRRMRGISQKELAENLGISPTIIVQIERHHRAAYPKLRKNVSLYFGIEEDRLFDERGWAKPMELVEI
- a CDS encoding D-alanyl-D-alanine carboxypeptidase family protein; the encoded protein is MTAKHPIRFCLQWILIISIILTSIGTFPSASQASDIDQYPFTAEGIVLMDAKTGEILYSKNAEQTFYPASITKIMTAILALESGQLDELVVTSERARHAIGNRIYLAEGEEKPLLDLVYGLMLNSGNDAAIAIAEHLGGSVEGFAEMMNAKAKEIGATNTHFVNPHGLHDDDHYTTAQDMAKIAQYALRNPLFRQIVTTKTMPWFGEEWHSSLVNTNRLLWDYEGTTGVKTGYTSAAGQTFVASAEREGTELIVVLLKASQRNNLWQEAIVLLDYGFEHYETVKVRSKGEYVTETLYGQEHVFQLEQDVYMTLPKNGQEEIQWDEHLELTYSTPPFVKNMLAGHLVLTREDDVQVQAPVRYLYSRELPEATNVSADAKASVSTQSLDDENQLFVAVEELIDDGMKKSIVSVMARWWYLSLFVILAIYLYRRRRRKRAATGTWAPHSRSNHWPPAS
- a CDS encoding sigma-70 family RNA polymerase sigma factor, encoding MRVCQFPKTALYQPFLATAIFQGHTIKPFPLTENVVNRVTCPHFNMSHYLWQGLLYNRCIRWQWQVSFEVKNTLIDESLPRKAIVRERNWFKAFFRKLAEEGIITETEYKVLYWHKIRGLKQKEAAQRLDLTIDQVKKAVYRGKRKLVDKADAFQVIWEEFKWFHDRNSMRLSWEEERRMRLDSNYLPVSYPEWEGLWLDFFPDSHWLERKLKEIGTNRYSDIKKKSEKEEKERKRIMQKLLAELPPYLREDLLQNE